DNA sequence from the Sulfoacidibacillus ferrooxidans genome:
AACAGATACAGCTAGTGAACAACTGCTCGCGGATCTTGACGCCTATGAACTGGAGCTGCTTTTGGATAACCCATATGATCGCAACAATGCAATCGTTGAGTTACACCCAGGAGCGGGTGGGACAGAATCTCAAGACTGGGCCTTAATTTTGCTTCGTATGTATACGCGTTGGGCAGAACGGCGTGGCTGGAAAGTGGAGACGCTCGACTATCTTCCTGGGGATGAGGCAGGATTGAAAAGTGTCACTCTGTTGATCTCAGGACACAATGCGTATGGTTACTTGAAGGCGGAAAAAGGCGTGCATCGATTGGTACGCATCTCTCCATTTGATAGTTCTGGTCGCAGACACACCTCTTTTGCGTCTGTCGATGTGATACCGGAAATTGATGATGATGTAGAGATCGATATCAAGACAGATGACTTGAAGGTTGACACCTATCGCTCTACGGGTGCGGGTGGGCAACATGTCAATACGACCGATTCTGCTGTGCGCATTACGCATATACCGACGAATATTGTGGTGACTTGTCAAAGTGAGCGTTCGCAAATTCAAAATCGCGCGGTTGCGATGAAACTCCTTGCTGCAAAGCTCGTTGAAAAACGTCGCGAACAACAAGAGGAAGAACTCGCAGCACTGCGCGGGGAACAAAAGGACATCGGGTGGGGAAGTCAAATTCGCTCCTACGTGTTCCATCCCTATTCGATGGTGAAGGATCATCGGACCAATTTTGAAATTGGCAATGTACAAGCGGTTGTCGACGGCGAGCTCGATGGCTTTGTGAATGCCTATTTGCGTTGGCAGTTGCAGCGGCGCGGAGGATCTGCTTCATAATGGTGGAATGCAGGTTCACTCTATGATGGTAGATTATTGATTGATATATTGAGTCTCTTTGGGATAGACAATAGCGTCGTATGCGAATGATCGCAGCGGCGTTTTTTTGTGAAAATAACGTAGAAAAGGTGAAGCTGTGTATGAACGAAGATCGCTTTGCGCTCATTGATGAGACTTATTCTAGTTATATAGGGAATCATCCGGAGTTACATGATCGGTGGCTTCTTTTGCAGACGGTGTATACAGGCAAAGATAGGAGGAGCGTCTACCCTTTTTTACCTCTACCGAAAGGTGCGGC
Encoded proteins:
- the prfB gene encoding peptide chain release factor 2 (programmed frameshift), with protein sequence MADTFGELKQIQQTMDQRLADIGRSLDVATKRERIEALEAKMSEASFWDDPTAAQKVIGEVNGLKALVEKYSRLQVQLGDVQVGLELAQDEDDQELFRETDTASEQLLADLDAYELELLLDNPYDRNNAIVELHPGAGGTESQDWALILLRMYTRWAERRGWKVETLDYLPGDEAGLKSVTLLISGHNAYGYLKAEKGVHRLVRISPFDSSGRRHTSFASVDVIPEIDDDVEIDIKTDDLKVDTYRSTGAGGQHVNTTDSAVRITHIPTNIVVTCQSERSQIQNRAVAMKLLAAKLVEKRREQQEEELAALRGEQKDIGWGSQIRSYVFHPYSMVKDHRTNFEIGNVQAVVDGELDGFVNAYLRWQLQRRGGSAS